Proteins co-encoded in one Chitinophagales bacterium genomic window:
- a CDS encoding glycoside hydrolase 43 family protein: MLLKNQTLIIKYTFIVIVFFQTITSVAQVWQPDLGDGYYKNPIIHADYSDPDILRVGEDFYMVASSFNSAPGLPILHSTDLIHWEIINHVFQRQMPDSTFSKPQHGNGAWAPSFRFHDGFYYIFYGDPDFGIYMSKTKDPSGKWLPPLLIKAAKGWIDPCPFWDEDGKAYLVHAFAGSRSSIKSVLVVNEMKPDGSELLDDGVLVFDGHQNHTTIEGPKFYKRNGYYYIFAPAGGVPTGWQTVLRSKNIYGPYEDKIVLHQGKTDINGPHQGGWVSLENGEYWFVHFQDKNAYGRIVHLQPMTWTDDNWCIIGKDEDGDGIGEPVDKFKKPNLKNNKGNTIPQTSDEFDANTLGLQWQWHANPFPTWGFPQGSKGKFRLYAHEIPGESNNLWAAGNLLLQKFPALEFSATTQVEFFPSDKENLTEKMGLLIMGIDYSYLALENQNGQMSLLQVVCKNAEKGGEEKVMKRISFNATSIYFKVTVKADGICQFSYSKDGKDFTDFGEKFTAKEGKWIGAKVGLFGTRSGKTNDSGYADFDFFRITD; the protein is encoded by the coding sequence ATGCTTTTGAAAAATCAAACGCTTATCATTAAATATACTTTTATTGTTATTGTTTTTTTTCAAACTATCACCTCCGTAGCTCAGGTTTGGCAGCCCGATTTAGGAGATGGGTATTACAAAAATCCAATCATTCATGCGGATTATTCCGATCCAGATATACTTCGAGTAGGGGAAGATTTTTACATGGTCGCATCTAGCTTTAACAGTGCGCCAGGACTCCCGATTTTACATTCTACAGATTTGATTCATTGGGAAATCATCAACCATGTTTTCCAACGCCAAATGCCCGATTCCACATTTTCAAAACCCCAACATGGTAACGGAGCTTGGGCACCTTCCTTTCGTTTCCATGATGGGTTTTATTACATCTTTTATGGAGATCCTGATTTTGGGATTTACATGTCTAAAACAAAAGACCCCTCCGGAAAATGGTTACCTCCATTGCTCATCAAAGCTGCAAAAGGATGGATTGATCCCTGTCCATTTTGGGATGAAGATGGCAAAGCATATCTTGTACACGCTTTTGCAGGGAGTCGGTCGAGTATCAAAAGTGTGTTAGTTGTCAATGAAATGAAACCAGATGGAAGTGAATTGTTAGATGATGGTGTTTTGGTTTTTGATGGACATCAAAATCATACAACCATTGAAGGTCCCAAATTTTACAAGCGCAATGGATATTACTATATTTTTGCACCAGCGGGCGGAGTGCCTACGGGTTGGCAAACAGTCCTGCGTTCAAAAAATATTTACGGCCCCTATGAGGATAAAATTGTCTTGCATCAAGGAAAAACCGATATCAACGGCCCACATCAAGGCGGTTGGGTAAGTTTGGAAAATGGCGAATATTGGTTTGTGCATTTTCAAGATAAAAACGCTTACGGTCGCATCGTGCACCTGCAACCTATGACATGGACAGATGATAATTGGTGCATCATCGGAAAGGATGAAGACGGTGACGGGATTGGTGAACCAGTGGACAAATTCAAAAAACCGAATCTAAAAAACAATAAAGGCAATACTATTCCTCAAACCTCTGATGAATTTGATGCAAATACCCTTGGACTGCAATGGCAGTGGCATGCAAATCCTTTTCCTACTTGGGGTTTTCCACAAGGTAGCAAAGGAAAGTTTAGGCTATATGCCCATGAGATACCTGGTGAATCAAACAACCTATGGGCAGCAGGAAATTTGTTGTTGCAGAAATTTCCTGCACTTGAGTTTTCAGCAACGACTCAAGTTGAATTTTTTCCGTCTGATAAAGAAAATTTGACTGAAAAAATGGGATTGCTCATCATGGGAATAGATTATTCCTATTTGGCTTTGGAAAATCAAAATGGTCAAATGTCACTATTGCAGGTCGTTTGTAAAAATGCAGAAAAGGGGGGGGAAGAAAAAGTGATGAAGAGAATATCCTTCAATGCCACCTCTATTTATTTCAAAGTAACGGTAAAAGCTGATGGTATTTGCCAATTCAGTTATAGCAAAGATGGAAAAGATTTTACGGATTTTGGTGAAAAATTTACAGCCAAAGAAGGAAAATGGATAGGGGCAAAGGTAGGGCTGTTTGGTACTCGAAGTGGAAAGACAAACGATTCAGGATATGCGGATTTTGATTTTTTCAGAATAACCGATTGA
- a CDS encoding DUF4861 domain-containing protein, with translation MKKNYKIIPILLFILCCCSCTSNQPNDKTEKEEALFFNIKNPTNQEWVGEVISVPVSILQQENEKLDWAKIGFSIDTNLPYQLIDEDKNNIPEEILLLVDLKGNEEKKVNVNFSNVKGTSEFAKKTQAEISHKTGGKWEGKEYKEGTFKNVNSLNVPPEHTDHSWFIRYEGPGWESDKVGYRFYLDWRNAVDIFGKKTSDMVLQDVGQDGFDSYHEPSEWGMDVLKVAGSLGIGSIGFWGDEKATRIEKTDSLYCEILQNDNLQSKIRTQYYGWQINDQKLDLTSDLTIQAGSRLTRQDIVMSNPLPNICTGIVKLENVDLMQNIPTSNKEWGYIATYGPQSLAKDNLGMAVFFKMENVPQIAEDKESHVVVLQPTGNKLTYYFAAAWEQESNGIKTIEDFKNYLNGQLEKLNQPIMVSK, from the coding sequence ATGAAAAAAAATTACAAAATTATTCCAATTTTACTTTTTATTTTATGTTGCTGTTCCTGTACTTCCAATCAACCCAATGATAAAACGGAAAAAGAGGAGGCTCTTTTTTTCAACATTAAAAATCCTACCAATCAAGAATGGGTAGGAGAAGTAATTAGCGTACCAGTGAGTATATTGCAGCAGGAAAACGAAAAGTTGGATTGGGCCAAAATTGGCTTTTCGATCGACACCAATTTACCTTATCAATTAATAGATGAGGATAAAAATAACATTCCTGAGGAAATACTCTTATTGGTTGATTTGAAAGGAAATGAAGAAAAAAAGGTAAATGTGAATTTTTCAAATGTAAAGGGTACTTCTGAATTTGCCAAGAAAACGCAAGCTGAAATCTCACATAAAACAGGCGGAAAATGGGAAGGAAAAGAATACAAAGAGGGTACTTTTAAAAATGTCAATTCACTCAATGTACCTCCTGAACACACCGACCACTCATGGTTTATTCGCTATGAAGGGCCAGGTTGGGAATCCGATAAAGTAGGATATCGTTTTTATTTAGACTGGCGAAACGCAGTGGACATATTTGGGAAGAAAACATCTGATATGGTGCTTCAAGACGTTGGGCAAGATGGATTTGATTCTTACCATGAACCTTCTGAATGGGGGATGGATGTATTGAAAGTTGCAGGATCATTGGGTATTGGGTCTATTGGTTTTTGGGGAGACGAGAAAGCAACTCGAATTGAAAAAACAGATTCATTGTATTGTGAAATTTTACAAAACGATAACCTTCAATCCAAAATCAGAACCCAATATTACGGGTGGCAAATCAATGATCAAAAATTGGATTTGACATCTGATTTAACTATTCAAGCAGGTAGTAGGCTTACCCGTCAAGATATTGTTATGAGCAATCCGCTTCCCAATATTTGCACAGGAATTGTAAAACTTGAAAATGTAGATTTGATGCAAAATATACCAACTAGTAATAAGGAATGGGGCTATATTGCAACTTACGGGCCGCAATCATTGGCGAAAGATAATTTGGGAATGGCTGTTTTTTTTAAAATGGAAAATGTACCACAGATAGCGGAAGACAAAGAAAGTCATGTCGTTGTGCTACAACCCACCGGTAATAAGTTGACGTATTATTTTGCAGCAGCATGGGAACAAGAATCCAATGGAATCAAGACTATTGAAGATTTTAAAAATTACCTAAACGGACAACTTGAAAAGTTAAATCAGCCCATAATGGTAAGCAAATGA
- the uxaC gene encoding glucuronate isomerase — MRTTTKPFLGEHFLLENETAEHLYHVYAKPMPIIDYHCHLPPDQLASNHQFSNLTKVWLDGDHYKWRAMRTLGVDEKYITGDANDFEKFQKWAESVPFTIRNPLFHWTHLELKNYFDVDELLTSKSAASIYEHCTALLQTPEYSTQGLARKMNVDVICTTDDPLDNLEHHRNLSQQTFSTKVLPAFRPDKAILIESENFVDYIQKLGKVAGCSIENFDDVLQALQNRVDFFHENGCRLSDHGLEQTYASDFSQHDLSTILRKRIKGEKLHQEEIDAYRSATLFHLGRMYADKNWVMQLHLGALRNNSSRMKRILGPDTGFDSIGDWFQASALSRFLNHLDEEDKLPKTILYNLNPRDNEVMATMIGNFNDGSVRGKMQFGSAWWFLDQKDGMEKQINALSNMGMLSCFIGMLTDSRSFLSYPRHEYFRRLLCNIIGKDVHNGELPNDVEWLGGIIQDICYNNAKTYFDF; from the coding sequence TTGAGAACAACTACAAAACCATTTTTGGGAGAACATTTTTTATTGGAAAATGAAACCGCAGAACATCTCTATCATGTGTATGCTAAGCCTATGCCAATTATTGATTACCACTGTCACCTCCCACCTGACCAGTTGGCAAGTAACCATCAATTTTCCAATTTGACGAAAGTTTGGTTAGACGGAGACCACTACAAATGGCGTGCAATGCGTACGCTCGGAGTGGACGAAAAATACATCACAGGAGATGCCAATGATTTTGAAAAATTTCAGAAATGGGCAGAATCTGTTCCTTTTACCATTCGTAATCCCTTATTTCATTGGACACATTTGGAGCTGAAAAATTACTTTGACGTTGATGAACTATTGACTTCAAAATCAGCTGCTTCAATTTATGAACATTGCACAGCCTTACTGCAAACGCCCGAATACAGTACACAGGGTTTGGCCCGAAAAATGAACGTGGATGTGATTTGTACAACAGATGATCCTTTGGATAACTTGGAGCATCACAGAAACCTTTCTCAGCAAACATTTAGCACAAAAGTCCTTCCAGCATTTCGACCAGACAAAGCCATTCTTATTGAAAGCGAAAATTTTGTTGACTACATCCAAAAGTTAGGAAAAGTAGCGGGTTGCAGCATTGAAAATTTTGACGATGTACTTCAAGCCCTGCAAAATAGAGTTGATTTTTTCCATGAAAATGGCTGCCGCTTATCAGACCACGGATTGGAGCAGACCTACGCTTCAGATTTTTCCCAACATGACCTTTCTACTATTCTACGAAAAAGAATAAAGGGCGAAAAGCTGCATCAAGAAGAAATAGATGCGTATCGTTCTGCTACTTTGTTTCATCTTGGAAGAATGTATGCAGACAAAAACTGGGTGATGCAGCTACATTTAGGCGCATTGCGAAACAACAGCAGCCGCATGAAACGAATTTTGGGGCCAGATACTGGATTTGATAGTATTGGAGATTGGTTTCAAGCATCCGCTTTGTCTCGATTTTTGAACCATTTGGATGAAGAAGATAAACTGCCAAAAACCATTTTGTATAACCTCAATCCAAGAGACAATGAAGTGATGGCTACTATGATTGGAAATTTCAATGATGGTTCTGTTCGAGGAAAAATGCAGTTTGGTTCTGCATGGTGGTTCTTGGACCAAAAAGATGGTATGGAAAAGCAAATCAATGCTTTGTCCAATATGGGCATGTTGAGTTGTTTTATTGGAATGTTGACGGATAGCCGAAGTTTCCTATCTTACCCACGTCACGAATATTTTCGCCGTTTACTCTGCAATATCATTGGCAAAGACGTACACAATGGCGAATTGCCAAATGATGTAGAATGGTTGGGTGGAATCATTCAGGACATCTGCTACAACAATGCAAAAACATACTTTGATTTCTAA
- a CDS encoding rhamnogalacturonan acetylesterase → MKNTILLLSFLFLFYGCSSHFDKNTSVIYLAGDSTMSEKEPKARPETGWGEMLGDYFEDGIKIENHAKNGRSSKSFIFESRWDTIVGKLKKNDIVFIQFCHNDSSPTKKERYSTPEEYRKNLIKFVTDTRQKKATPVLFTPVVRRRFNEEGEFEESHGEYPDIIRSIAKEYKVSLIDMQKSSKKALIEMGEDASKKLYMILEKGESANYPDGKEDNTHFSPTGANLMASLAVQDIRLSNLDIKKFLKNP, encoded by the coding sequence ATGAAAAATACCATTTTACTACTTTCTTTTTTATTTCTCTTTTATGGATGTAGCAGTCATTTCGACAAAAATACATCTGTCATCTACTTGGCGGGAGACTCTACCATGTCGGAAAAAGAACCAAAGGCACGTCCAGAAACAGGCTGGGGTGAAATGCTTGGAGATTATTTTGAAGATGGGATAAAAATAGAGAACCACGCTAAAAATGGTAGAAGTTCTAAGTCCTTTATTTTTGAAAGCAGATGGGATACTATAGTGGGAAAATTAAAAAAGAATGATATTGTCTTTATTCAGTTTTGTCACAACGATAGTAGCCCCACGAAAAAAGAACGATACAGCACTCCTGAGGAATACCGAAAAAATCTAATTAAATTTGTAACCGATACCCGTCAAAAAAAAGCAACTCCTGTTTTGTTTACCCCTGTAGTGAGAAGGCGTTTTAATGAAGAAGGAGAATTTGAAGAAAGTCATGGAGAATACCCTGATATCATAAGATCGATTGCAAAGGAATACAAGGTTTCTTTAATAGACATGCAAAAAAGCAGCAAAAAAGCTTTAATTGAAATGGGCGAAGACGCATCCAAAAAGCTCTACATGATTTTGGAAAAAGGCGAAAGTGCAAACTATCCAGACGGTAAAGAAGACAATACTCATTTTTCTCCAACAGGGGCAAATTTGATGGCAAGTTTAGCAGTGCAGGACATCCGTTTATCGAATTTGGATATCAAGAAGTTTTTGAAAAACCCCTAA